The following are encoded in a window of Clostridium thermarum genomic DNA:
- a CDS encoding sensor histidine kinase — translation MHKFLLSYFALIIIPLYLLSALTYSKVSSILENYIRFSTKQAFDQTNSFLSYKMYRFQEVSDILRIDDNIIHILSKDPRNYDIHSQVKDLTYLQKYLDSFQDDVDIYRVRLYVNDEYYYSADTVNLFAYTQAVNSKWYPILKEPGRKNLWCPSSYLDDINDQNFSLLSVAASIRDPVDYSRDIGFLRIDFKKQMIDDIMQNANTVDGSFTYIQNANGVIVSASNEELISKYGIGVELTKKLSSRSASMETLNINGSECLVESNLIANTDWYMITVIPTESIFVKIRSIRKDMLFLMGIIGTIAFALAFYFSNSLNIRISKLIKAMRKVHTGNLDTFIANTSNDEIGELIDNYNYMIKRMSILIEQQYKSGKKVKAAELKALQAQINPHFLYNTLDMINWMSYKNMNKEISSAVKNLAKFYKLSLNRGKSFTSIKDELTHVSLYVEIQNMRYTNRINLLIAVEEVVYEYSIPKITLQPIVENSILHGILGRENENGKITITGRINGDDILILVQDDGIGIPEDKLATIFSENTENQKGSGYGIQNINERIKISYGEQYGLSYTSQYGKGTEVLIKIPAIKHSGT, via the coding sequence ATGCATAAGTTTTTGTTATCCTACTTTGCACTTATAATTATCCCTCTATATCTTCTATCAGCCCTTACTTACAGTAAAGTTTCCTCTATACTTGAAAACTATATAAGATTTTCAACTAAGCAGGCTTTTGATCAAACCAATTCCTTTTTATCCTATAAAATGTACAGGTTCCAAGAGGTGTCTGATATACTTCGTATCGATGACAATATAATTCATATTCTAAGCAAGGACCCCAGAAATTATGACATACATTCACAGGTTAAGGACCTGACTTATCTCCAGAAATACCTGGACTCTTTTCAAGATGATGTGGATATCTATAGGGTACGGTTGTATGTAAACGACGAATATTACTACTCTGCTGATACAGTAAACCTTTTCGCCTACACGCAGGCTGTAAATTCTAAATGGTATCCTATTCTTAAGGAGCCGGGCAGAAAAAATCTATGGTGTCCTTCTTCATACCTTGATGACATAAATGATCAAAACTTTAGTTTGCTTTCTGTGGCTGCATCTATTCGTGATCCTGTAGATTACAGCCGAGATATAGGATTTCTCCGTATCGATTTTAAGAAACAGATGATAGATGATATTATGCAAAATGCCAATACTGTAGATGGTAGCTTTACCTACATTCAAAATGCTAACGGAGTGATTGTATCCGCTTCTAATGAAGAACTAATTAGTAAGTATGGAATTGGTGTAGAATTGACTAAAAAACTTTCTAGCCGTTCTGCTTCTATGGAAACGCTAAACATTAACGGCAGTGAGTGCCTGGTGGAAAGTAATTTAATAGCTAATACAGACTGGTATATGATCACTGTGATACCCACAGAAAGCATATTTGTCAAAATAAGATCAATAAGAAAAGACATGCTGTTTCTTATGGGAATCATAGGTACCATTGCCTTTGCTCTTGCTTTTTACTTTTCCAATTCATTGAACATAAGGATTTCAAAGCTAATTAAAGCAATGAGAAAAGTCCATACAGGAAATCTGGATACCTTTATAGCTAATACAAGTAACGATGAAATCGGGGAACTTATCGATAATTATAACTATATGATAAAAAGGATGTCAATCCTTATTGAACAGCAGTACAAATCCGGTAAGAAGGTTAAGGCAGCTGAACTTAAAGCACTGCAGGCACAAATTAATCCTCATTTTTTATACAATACCCTTGATATGATTAATTGGATGTCCTACAAGAATATGAATAAAGAAATAAGCTCTGCAGTAAAAAACCTTGCAAAATTCTATAAACTAAGTCTCAACAGAGGAAAATCTTTTACCTCAATTAAGGATGAACTAACTCACGTTTCCCTTTATGTAGAAATTCAAAATATGAGATATACAAATAGAATAAATTTATTAATTGCTGTAGAAGAAGTTGTTTATGAATATTCTATACCCAAAATAACTCTTCAGCCTATAGTTGAGAACTCCATTTTACATGGAATACTTGGAAGAGAAAATGAAAATGGTAAAATAACAATAACTGGCAGGATTAATGGTGATGACATTTTAATACTTGTTCAAGATGACGGTATTGGTATTCCTGAAGATAAATTAGCCACAATTTTCTCAGAAAATACAGAAAACCAAAAAGGCAGCGGCTATGGAATACAAAATATTAATGAGAGGATAAAAATTTCCTATGGCGAGCAATATGGATTAAGCTATACCAGTCAGTATGGTAAAGGAACAGAAGTATTAATTAAAATCCCTGCAATAAAACATTCCGGAACTTAA
- a CDS encoding ThuA domain-containing protein — MKVLVICDDYYHPSSVIKGGLEPLKAQNIEFDFQEDAKEWSEEKMYEYPVIIFTKSNNISSKDTTPWDSEEVQSAFTKYVQQGGGFLAIHSGTSGYADSAKLRALMGGVFTHHPEQCEVTVEIKNNHPIVEGCSNFTIKDEHYFMNFDDSEAEVFINTSSFNGTQPGGWTRTEGKGRVCVLTPGHNLEVWLEPNFQKMLKNALSWCSKEI; from the coding sequence ATGAAAGTACTGGTAATTTGTGATGACTATTATCATCCATCAAGCGTTATTAAGGGAGGACTTGAGCCTCTGAAGGCCCAGAATATAGAATTTGACTTTCAAGAAGATGCTAAAGAGTGGTCAGAAGAAAAAATGTATGAATATCCTGTAATAATATTTACTAAGTCCAATAATATTTCATCAAAGGACACAACTCCCTGGGACAGTGAAGAAGTTCAAAGCGCTTTCACAAAGTACGTTCAGCAGGGTGGAGGATTTTTAGCAATTCACTCCGGAACTTCAGGCTATGCGGATTCTGCAAAGCTTCGTGCCTTAATGGGCGGTGTATTTACTCATCATCCGGAGCAATGTGAGGTTACGGTAGAGATCAAAAACAACCATCCAATAGTGGAAGGCTGTAGTAACTTTACAATCAAGGATGAACATTATTTTATGAATTTTGATGACTCAGAGGCAGAGGTATTCATTAATACTTCATCTTTCAACGGAACCCAGCCGGGAGGGTGGACCAGAACTGAGGGAAAGGGACGCGTATGTGTACTTACTCCCGGACATAACCTGGAGGTTTGGCTGGAACCAAACTTTCAGAAGATGCTTAAGAACGCATTGAGCTGGTGCAGTAAAGAAATATAA
- a CDS encoding SDR family oxidoreductase: MEQVAFITGADRGLGLAMVEVLAKKGWKVFAGCYMPEWPELVEMSAKYAQNVNIVPLDVSKDDSVVEAAEIVSEHTDRVDLLINNAGVNSPTKENKISEEQDYDDMKRLYNVNAMGPLRVVEAFLPIMDKSSLKRLCFVSSEAGSINFCHRQSWYGYSMSKAALNMGVKILFNRLRPEGFTFRLYHPGWVRSYMSGVKNLNGELEADRAAECAIAYFLSKRCNRGLDNPGDEDRLVMRDWKGSEWPW; the protein is encoded by the coding sequence ATGGAGCAAGTGGCTTTTATTACGGGAGCAGACCGTGGATTAGGGCTGGCTATGGTTGAAGTGTTAGCTAAAAAGGGCTGGAAGGTCTTTGCCGGCTGCTATATGCCTGAGTGGCCTGAATTAGTGGAGATGTCTGCAAAATATGCTCAGAATGTCAACATTGTACCTTTGGATGTTTCAAAGGATGACTCAGTGGTTGAGGCAGCAGAAATTGTTTCAGAACATACTGACAGAGTTGACTTACTAATAAACAATGCCGGTGTCAATTCACCCACAAAAGAAAATAAAATCAGTGAAGAGCAGGACTATGATGATATGAAGAGGCTTTATAATGTGAACGCCATGGGACCGCTAAGAGTAGTGGAGGCCTTCCTGCCAATTATGGATAAGAGCAGCCTAAAAAGATTGTGCTTTGTTTCTTCTGAAGCAGGAAGTATCAATTTCTGCCACCGTCAGTCCTGGTATGGATATTCTATGTCTAAAGCTGCCCTGAATATGGGAGTAAAGATACTGTTTAACCGCCTTAGACCTGAAGGCTTTACTTTTAGATTGTACCATCCGGGTTGGGTTCGGTCGTACATGTCCGGAGTCAAAAATCTCAATGGAGAACTGGAAGCAGATAGGGCAGCAGAGTGCGCTATTGCGTACTTCCTAAGTAAACGTTGTAATAGAGGGCTTGATAACCCAGGTGATGAAGACAGGCTGGTTATGCGTGACTGGAAAGGCAGCGAATGGCCATGGTAG
- a CDS encoding response regulator transcription factor, whose product MKVLIADDEIFTREGIIEQIPWDSLSITEIQQAYDGLNALDIASVFEPDILLTDVRMPRMDGVELSFKLRELYPSCEIIFMSGYSDKEYLKSAIKLKAVSYVEKPIDIDELENALRNAVASKSKDIKTKENIKRHMSLELIHNHANTSMLKEFFDCQTLNQLMHSNFITVLVDIVNSDTLIKENILNNIQNMVVKNGYNCMSCFKDDRILLLHLYWDMDKKQLSKHHRLELLFNSLSNYLRDYSDFFLAVGRQVAGFDKIYESYESASENLNKSFYYDHNSIIYPSSFKSPLYKHDDKLFDELRQYLYQEDNQHTFLLIKRLTSEIKQCKDTPVNYIKEIYFFLFLQLVDFASERKLGLTDNDFNNKLSFEKFSEFRTIYETESYIIEKAETIFNYLSEKNMAGNPIVNIMKYIHDHYADIDLSLQSISENTYLTPNYICTIFKNNTGKTINKYILQYRISKAKEMLRDRKMKINDIAAKVGYSDGNYFTKTFKKETGLTPSEYRQKNLT is encoded by the coding sequence ATGAAGGTACTGATTGCAGATGATGAGATCTTTACCCGCGAAGGTATAATTGAGCAGATCCCTTGGGATTCGTTGTCAATAACTGAAATTCAGCAAGCATACGATGGGTTAAATGCTCTTGACATAGCATCTGTTTTTGAACCTGATATTCTGCTTACCGATGTCAGGATGCCAAGGATGGATGGTGTAGAGTTATCCTTTAAGCTAAGGGAACTATACCCTTCCTGTGAGATTATTTTCATGAGTGGTTATTCAGATAAGGAATACCTTAAATCTGCAATTAAACTTAAGGCAGTAAGTTATGTGGAAAAGCCTATTGATATTGATGAGTTAGAAAATGCTTTGAGAAATGCTGTAGCTTCAAAATCAAAGGATATAAAAACAAAGGAAAATATTAAAAGGCATATGTCACTGGAACTTATCCACAATCATGCTAATACTTCAATGTTAAAAGAGTTCTTTGATTGCCAGACCCTAAACCAGCTTATGCATTCAAATTTTATTACAGTTTTAGTTGACATTGTAAACTCTGACACCTTGATAAAAGAGAATATTCTGAACAATATTCAGAATATGGTTGTAAAAAATGGTTATAACTGTATGTCATGCTTTAAAGATGATAGAATTTTACTCCTCCATCTTTATTGGGATATGGATAAAAAACAATTGTCCAAGCATCATAGACTTGAACTGCTATTTAATTCTCTATCAAATTACCTTAGAGATTACAGTGACTTTTTTTTAGCAGTAGGTAGACAAGTTGCTGGTTTTGACAAAATATATGAGTCCTACGAGTCTGCATCCGAAAACTTAAATAAATCCTTCTATTATGATCATAATTCAATCATATATCCAAGTAGCTTTAAGTCACCACTATACAAACATGATGATAAACTTTTTGATGAACTTAGACAGTATCTTTATCAAGAAGATAACCAACATACTTTTTTATTAATCAAAAGGCTCACTTCGGAGATTAAGCAATGTAAAGATACTCCGGTGAATTATATAAAGGAAATTTATTTTTTTCTCTTTCTACAGCTTGTGGATTTCGCTTCTGAAAGGAAACTTGGTCTTACTGATAACGATTTTAACAATAAATTGTCATTTGAAAAGTTTTCAGAATTCCGTACTATATATGAGACAGAATCATATATCATAGAAAAGGCAGAAACTATTTTTAATTATTTGTCCGAGAAAAATATGGCAGGAAACCCAATAGTAAACATAATGAAATATATCCATGATCATTATGCCGATATAGATTTATCTCTTCAGTCCATTAGCGAAAACACCTATTTGACGCCAAATTATATATGTACTATATTTAAGAATAATACAGGCAAAACAATAAATAAGTACATTTTACAATATAGAATCAGTAAGGCTAAAGAGATGTTAAGGGACAGGAAAATGAAGATTAACGATATAGCCGCTAAGGTAGGATACAGTGATGGAAATTACTTCACAAAAACTTTTAAAAAAGAAACGGGTTTAACCCCATCAGAATACAGGCAGAAAAATTTAACATGA
- a CDS encoding ABC transporter permease, giving the protein MAKRGFFYKVKKYNTLLLMLLPATLFFFIFSYVPMTGVILAFKSYNFRDGIFGSPWVGFENFKFFFISGQAFKVTRNTVLYNLAFIAVNTVMQVTIAVFISEIRGKYFKKVTQSFMFFPYFISWVIVGVMVYNLFNFETGTFNNILKALNMEPVDVYTKPVAWIFIIIVFNAWKNVGYGTVMYLAAIMGVDTEIYEAAEVDGANIFQRIFRITIPCLKPTMIILILLAVGNIFKGDFQMFYQLVGNNGTLFNTTDVIDTFTFRALVNNSEFGMAAASGLYQSVFAFLTIVTVNHFVKKYDEDYSLF; this is encoded by the coding sequence ATGGCTAAACGAGGTTTCTTTTATAAGGTTAAAAAGTATAATACATTACTGCTTATGCTTTTACCTGCAACTCTATTTTTCTTCATATTCAGTTATGTACCAATGACAGGCGTAATATTAGCATTTAAAAGTTACAATTTCAGAGATGGTATTTTCGGCAGTCCTTGGGTAGGCTTTGAAAATTTTAAATTCTTTTTCATTTCTGGACAAGCTTTTAAAGTTACACGAAACACAGTTCTGTATAACCTGGCCTTTATAGCTGTAAATACTGTAATGCAGGTTACTATAGCAGTATTTATTTCTGAAATAAGGGGCAAATACTTTAAGAAGGTTACACAATCTTTTATGTTTTTTCCTTACTTCATTTCTTGGGTTATTGTAGGAGTTATGGTTTATAACTTATTTAATTTTGAAACTGGTACCTTTAACAATATACTAAAGGCTTTAAATATGGAGCCGGTGGATGTTTATACTAAACCGGTGGCTTGGATATTCATAATAATTGTATTTAATGCTTGGAAAAACGTGGGATATGGAACTGTAATGTATCTGGCAGCGATTATGGGAGTAGATACTGAGATTTATGAAGCAGCAGAAGTAGACGGAGCAAATATTTTCCAAAGAATCTTCAGAATTACAATACCATGCTTAAAACCAACAATGATAATTCTTATACTGCTTGCTGTGGGAAATATATTCAAAGGTGATTTCCAGATGTTCTATCAGTTAGTTGGGAATAATGGAACCTTGTTTAATACTACGGATGTTATTGATACTTTCACTTTCAGAGCCTTAGTTAACAATAGCGAGTTTGGTATGGCGGCAGCATCAGGATTATATCAATCAGTTTTCGCCTTTCTGACAATTGTTACTGTGAATCACTTTGTAAAGAAATATGATGAAGATTACTCGTTATTCTAG
- a CDS encoding coagulation factor 5/8 type domain-containing protein: MLSTELFTTSEFGPNVFVFDSSMSMEAIQKLCNDILKQQEGNHFGPERYALLFKPGTYNVEVTIGFYTQAAGLGLTPDEVTINGSAGGNANWRNGNALCNFWRSCENLAVVPASGTNTWAVSQAAPYRRMHIKGDLALWDRGYSSGGFLADSFVEGKIDSGSQQQWYTRNSEIGAWGGNGWNMVFQGVENAPKDDKWPTPPYTTISSTPVVREKPFLYIDKDNKYKVFVPGLRYETKGTTWKNNERDSEGEFSIPLEEFYIAKQETATAQSINDALKQGKNILFTPGVYHLQETIKVTRPNTVILGLGMATLIPDNGIIAMSIADVDGVKVAGLLFDAGEVNSPKLLEVGEVGSSLDHSANPTSLHDVFFRVGGAGAGKADVSLQINSNNVIGDHFWIWRADHGDGVGWDINTTKNGLVVNGNDVTIYGLFVEHYHEYQTLWKGERGRTYFYQCEIPYDVPDQESWMSGNKNGYAGYKVADSVDRHEAWGLGLYNFFRTNPSVKLGSAIEAPDKPGVKFHRMVTMALGGGTYGEITHVINDTGKSANKDGVQQRVGEYPEN; encoded by the coding sequence ATGCTATCAACAGAGCTGTTTACAACAAGTGAGTTTGGACCTAATGTATTCGTTTTTGATTCATCTATGTCCATGGAGGCCATTCAAAAACTGTGTAATGATATCTTAAAGCAGCAGGAGGGAAACCATTTTGGTCCGGAGAGGTACGCCCTTTTATTTAAACCGGGCACATATAATGTGGAAGTAACTATAGGTTTTTATACTCAGGCAGCAGGCCTAGGCTTGACTCCCGATGAGGTTACTATAAATGGTTCTGCTGGGGGCAATGCCAATTGGCGCAATGGCAACGCCTTGTGCAACTTCTGGCGTTCCTGTGAAAACCTGGCCGTAGTTCCTGCTTCAGGTACAAATACCTGGGCTGTTTCACAAGCGGCACCCTACAGAAGGATGCACATAAAGGGGGATCTGGCATTATGGGATAGGGGCTATTCCAGTGGCGGTTTCTTGGCAGATTCCTTTGTGGAGGGGAAAATAGATTCCGGAAGTCAACAGCAGTGGTATACAAGAAATTCAGAGATAGGTGCATGGGGAGGAAACGGTTGGAATATGGTATTCCAAGGTGTTGAAAATGCGCCTAAGGATGACAAATGGCCAACTCCACCTTATACCACTATCAGCTCTACGCCGGTTGTTAGAGAAAAGCCCTTTCTCTATATAGACAAGGATAATAAATATAAGGTGTTTGTTCCGGGACTTAGATATGAAACTAAGGGTACCACCTGGAAGAATAATGAGCGGGATTCGGAAGGTGAGTTTTCTATTCCCCTTGAGGAGTTTTACATTGCAAAGCAGGAAACTGCTACAGCACAGAGTATCAATGACGCCCTAAAGCAAGGGAAGAACATATTGTTCACTCCGGGAGTATATCATCTACAGGAAACTATCAAGGTCACAAGACCCAATACGGTTATACTTGGCTTGGGTATGGCAACCCTGATACCTGACAATGGAATAATAGCTATGTCCATCGCTGATGTGGATGGGGTTAAGGTAGCGGGACTTCTCTTTGATGCGGGCGAGGTTAACTCACCAAAGCTTTTGGAAGTGGGAGAAGTGGGCAGTTCACTGGACCACTCAGCCAATCCAACCTCCTTACACGATGTATTTTTTAGAGTTGGAGGGGCAGGAGCTGGAAAGGCTGATGTGAGCCTCCAAATAAACAGCAATAATGTCATAGGAGACCACTTCTGGATATGGCGTGCAGATCATGGTGATGGAGTTGGCTGGGATATAAACACAACTAAAAACGGCCTGGTTGTAAATGGCAATGATGTAACCATATATGGCTTGTTTGTTGAGCACTATCATGAGTATCAGACCTTATGGAAGGGAGAGAGGGGCCGCACATATTTTTATCAATGTGAGATTCCCTATGACGTTCCGGATCAAGAAAGCTGGATGAGTGGCAATAAGAATGGATATGCGGGATATAAGGTAGCAGACTCCGTAGATAGACACGAAGCCTGGGGACTTGGCCTGTATAATTTCTTCAGAACTAATCCTTCAGTTAAGCTAGGCAGTGCCATAGAGGCTCCTGATAAGCCGGGGGTAAAATTTCACCGTATGGTCACCATGGCCTTAGGCGGCGGTACCTATGGGGAGATTACCCATGTAATCAACGATACTGGAAAGTCTGCCAATAAGGATGGAGTTCAACAAAGAGTAGGAGAGTATCCGGAAAACTAA
- a CDS encoding SDR family NAD(P)-dependent oxidoreductase, with amino-acid sequence MKKIAVVTGADRGVGLALCEKLLEEGWQVFAGQFMPEWTELNDLSQKYPNMLIMVPLDIASLESVEKAAKLVAENTDHVDMLINNAGIYGIEGDIREGLDFSLSQKIYDVNALGPVRMVQRFLPLMEKGMRRLCFVSSEAGSIINCQRDKVFGYCMSKAALNMAVKTMFNDLRPKGYTFRLYHPGWVRSYMSGTKAAEGDIEPEESAAAAVPFFTGSDYCEDRLVMLDNNGIEWAF; translated from the coding sequence ATGAAAAAAATAGCAGTGGTTACCGGTGCAGACCGCGGAGTTGGATTGGCCTTATGTGAAAAGCTTTTAGAAGAAGGATGGCAGGTATTTGCCGGCCAATTCATGCCTGAATGGACTGAACTAAATGATTTATCTCAGAAATATCCCAACATGTTAATTATGGTTCCTTTAGATATAGCCTCACTAGAATCAGTTGAGAAGGCTGCAAAGCTAGTAGCAGAAAATACAGACCATGTAGATATGTTAATTAATAATGCGGGAATCTACGGCATTGAAGGGGATATAAGAGAAGGCTTGGACTTTTCTCTTAGCCAGAAGATTTATGATGTCAATGCTCTTGGACCTGTAAGAATGGTACAAAGATTTCTTCCACTGATGGAAAAGGGCATGAGAAGACTATGCTTTGTATCTTCAGAGGCCGGTAGCATCATCAATTGCCAGAGAGACAAGGTCTTTGGCTATTGCATGTCAAAGGCTGCTTTAAATATGGCCGTTAAGACTATGTTTAACGACTTGAGACCTAAGGGCTATACCTTCCGTCTATACCATCCGGGATGGGTACGGTCATATATGAGTGGTACTAAGGCCGCTGAAGGTGACATTGAGCCGGAAGAATCCGCAGCAGCGGCAGTGCCGTTTTTTACCGGATCAGATTATTGTGAGGACAGGTTAGTTATGCTGGACAATAACGGTATTGAGTGGGCTTTTTAA
- a CDS encoding DUF3221 domain-containing protein, with product MNKFLIVISSLLLLLTGCVSKNSAGSNIPNPSSNNNETKNPKMVGKVSQINYVDDELNSILIFDEENMAFVFRIDDKVDFKEKDKLKTGDKVEIEHAGEIRESYPAQGTALKVNILNSKSDKTVNVNPLTYTVIPIKADYKEDYYQRALSNVFGITTDIIDDKSEFDKYMQDLNFVPDFKINITGKYDEVFFKNHKLIYISKFTSSTPTYEIKEFKKNGDAITAVMEEKTSEVQTDDIVIKGFLIEAESSLINENTVIETEYLRRVSTK from the coding sequence ATGAATAAGTTTTTAATAGTAATAAGTTCTCTTCTCCTTCTCCTAACCGGCTGTGTTTCCAAAAACAGTGCAGGTAGCAATATCCCCAATCCCAGCAGTAATAATAATGAGACCAAGAACCCTAAGATGGTAGGCAAGGTAAGCCAAATAAATTATGTTGATGATGAGTTAAATTCAATATTAATTTTTGATGAAGAAAATATGGCCTTTGTTTTCCGTATAGATGATAAGGTTGACTTTAAGGAGAAAGATAAACTCAAGACCGGAGATAAGGTGGAAATTGAACATGCCGGTGAAATCCGTGAAAGCTATCCTGCCCAGGGTACTGCCCTAAAGGTAAATATATTAAATAGTAAGAGTGATAAAACGGTAAACGTAAACCCACTCACTTATACAGTCATACCAATAAAAGCTGACTATAAGGAAGATTACTATCAAAGGGCTTTGTCTAATGTTTTTGGGATTACTACCGATATTATCGATGATAAGTCTGAATTTGACAAATATATGCAGGATCTAAACTTTGTTCCAGATTTTAAAATTAATATTACAGGGAAATATGACGAAGTGTTTTTTAAGAATCATAAGTTAATATATATCTCCAAGTTTACCAGCAGCACACCTACCTATGAAATAAAGGAATTCAAGAAAAATGGAGATGCTATCACTGCTGTCATGGAAGAGAAGACCTCTGAAGTACAAACCGACGATATAGTTATCAAAGGCTTTCTTATAGAGGCTGAAAGCAGCCTAATCAATGAAAACACTGTTATAGAAACTGAATATCTTCGAAGGGTTTCAACTAAGTAA
- a CDS encoding carbohydrate ABC transporter permease — protein MSRLSQNTNISDLKVEKHIKRGRNKKPKDKIVFDLIAHIVLLVVAIACLIPFIMVVSGSFSSENAIIKHGFGLLPKEFSTQAYKLALENPRAILRAYGVTILVTIMGTFLGLFVTAMTSYVLQRKDFEWRNKFSFYFYFTTLFSGGLVPWYILMIKYLHLKNSYLALVLPPLLSVFNMLVMKSYMSGIPTAITESAKIDGAGDFTIFFRLILPLIKPALATVGLFTALAYWNDWYNSMLFISDEKKFSLQYFLYKMVNNIEAYKTILAQNGVTVNVNMTLPSESLKMALTIIVTGPIILLYPFVQRYFVQGITVGAVKG, from the coding sequence TTGAGCAGACTATCTCAGAATACAAATATATCTGATTTGAAAGTGGAGAAACATATAAAAAGAGGCAGAAATAAAAAGCCAAAAGATAAAATAGTCTTTGATTTAATAGCACATATAGTTTTACTTGTGGTGGCAATTGCATGTTTAATACCCTTCATAATGGTTGTCTCAGGATCATTTTCCTCTGAAAATGCCATTATAAAACATGGCTTTGGCCTCCTTCCAAAGGAGTTCTCTACTCAAGCCTATAAATTGGCTTTAGAAAATCCAAGAGCCATACTTAGGGCTTATGGTGTAACAATTTTAGTAACCATTATGGGAACTTTCTTAGGATTATTTGTAACAGCTATGACTTCCTATGTACTCCAGCGTAAAGATTTTGAATGGAGAAATAAATTTTCTTTTTACTTCTACTTTACAACTTTGTTCAGTGGAGGACTTGTACCATGGTACATTTTAATGATAAAGTATCTACATCTGAAAAATAGTTACTTAGCACTTGTATTGCCTCCATTATTAAGCGTTTTCAACATGCTTGTTATGAAAAGTTATATGAGTGGTATTCCTACAGCCATAACAGAATCTGCAAAGATAGATGGGGCAGGAGACTTTACAATATTTTTCAGGTTAATATTACCATTAATTAAGCCTGCACTGGCTACAGTAGGCCTGTTTACCGCATTAGCTTATTGGAATGACTGGTATAATTCAATGCTGTTTATTTCAGATGAAAAGAAGTTCAGCTTGCAGTACTTCCTTTACAAGATGGTAAACAATATAGAAGCCTACAAGACTATACTGGCTCAAAACGGGGTTACTGTTAACGTAAACATGACTTTGCCCAGTGAATCCTTGAAGATGGCACTTACAATTATAGTTACTGGTCCTATTATACTATTATATCCATTTGTTCAAAGATATTTTGTGCAGGGAATCACCGTTGGTGCAGTCAAAGGATAA